The following proteins come from a genomic window of Maribacter sp. HTCC2170:
- a CDS encoding tetratricopeptide repeat-containing sensor histidine kinase, with protein MKRSLLLLIILVFGFNQICAQLARRDSLEYQIKKQRSEQGFSPKDSTFISLLNNLGSELRYYKTDSLLALSQEAYKLSVDIGNGHTMGESLVGIGNFYSDKGDYDQAIKNYQKALNATKQLENKHLTLTILNSIAGAYDFKGDYAEALSGYLECIEIATQIDNLTMLSIVNENIANLYAAQKDFNQAIEFFKTVKKINKKIGNEIYAAETMSNMASVYADMGNLEYAMFNINSSITTFEKHKKMDWLAYAYEIKGKTYLKEKDYKWALFWYKQSEMIHKNLEDDRGETSLLNGLSEAYFGKEKDSLSEQYALRAYDISKKIKFHEETQRSSFILYKLKKNKGDFDSALAYHEIYQTLNDTLSANKNEKNLTMLVTKLEYERQKESLMAENAKALASQKRYIYAALFILVIFLIVTLIVRRNEKIQKRLNTELYDKTAELVKNEKELRDINETKDKLFSIIGHDLRGPIAAFQGLLKLYRGGEIDGKEFLQFIPKLGADIDHISFTLNNLLSWGRTQMNGSVTKPGIVSLESLVNENINLLDETAKVKSINIVNKLTTKTLTWSDNDQIDIVIRNLMSNAIKFTPEKGLITIDAIERSSNWEVSVRDTGVGIDIETQKKIFNKNSNVTTYGTNDEKGTGLGLSLCKEMVEKNNGKIWVESFMENGSCFYFTLPKVNNKFQKAG; from the coding sequence TTGAAAAGGTCCCTTTTATTACTAATTATATTAGTGTTTGGATTCAACCAAATCTGTGCTCAACTAGCCCGTAGGGATAGTCTTGAGTATCAAATTAAGAAACAGCGCTCCGAACAAGGGTTTAGCCCAAAGGATAGTACTTTCATAAGCCTATTGAACAATTTAGGCTCCGAGTTACGTTATTATAAGACGGATAGTCTATTAGCACTTTCACAAGAAGCCTATAAATTGAGTGTCGACATTGGCAATGGTCATACCATGGGCGAATCTTTGGTTGGTATCGGAAATTTCTATTCAGATAAAGGTGATTATGATCAAGCTATAAAGAATTACCAAAAAGCATTGAATGCTACAAAACAACTAGAGAATAAGCATTTAACCCTTACTATTCTAAACAGTATTGCAGGGGCTTATGACTTTAAGGGTGATTATGCAGAAGCTCTTAGTGGATATTTGGAATGCATTGAAATAGCTACTCAAATAGACAATTTGACCATGCTGTCAATAGTCAATGAAAACATTGCTAATTTATATGCCGCTCAGAAAGATTTTAATCAGGCCATTGAGTTTTTCAAAACAGTAAAAAAAATAAACAAGAAGATAGGTAATGAAATTTACGCAGCGGAGACAATGAGCAACATGGCTTCCGTTTATGCCGATATGGGCAATTTGGAGTATGCAATGTTCAATATAAACAGCAGTATAACAACCTTTGAAAAACACAAAAAAATGGATTGGCTTGCCTATGCTTATGAAATAAAAGGCAAGACATATTTAAAAGAGAAAGACTATAAATGGGCTCTTTTTTGGTACAAACAAAGCGAAATGATCCATAAAAACCTTGAAGATGACAGAGGAGAGACTTCGTTGTTGAATGGCCTTTCAGAAGCCTATTTCGGTAAGGAAAAAGATAGCCTCTCTGAACAATATGCTTTAAGAGCATATGACATATCCAAAAAAATAAAATTTCATGAAGAAACGCAAAGAAGCTCATTCATTCTGTATAAATTAAAGAAAAATAAAGGTGATTTTGATTCAGCTTTGGCCTATCATGAGATTTATCAAACATTGAATGATACTTTATCGGCGAATAAAAATGAGAAGAATCTGACTATGCTGGTGACCAAGTTGGAGTATGAAAGACAAAAGGAAAGTCTAATGGCAGAGAACGCCAAGGCTCTTGCCAGCCAAAAAAGATACATTTATGCAGCATTGTTCATTCTTGTAATATTCTTGATTGTCACATTGATTGTTCGAAGAAATGAAAAAATCCAAAAAAGACTCAATACTGAACTTTATGATAAAACGGCTGAGTTGGTAAAGAATGAAAAAGAATTAAGAGACATAAATGAAACCAAGGATAAGCTATTCTCAATAATAGGGCATGACCTTAGAGGACCAATTGCCGCATTTCAAGGTCTTTTAAAACTCTATAGAGGAGGAGAAATCGATGGCAAGGAATTTTTACAATTTATCCCCAAATTAGGTGCGGACATTGACCATATTTCATTTACCCTAAACAACTTATTATCTTGGGGTAGAACCCAAATGAATGGATCTGTCACCAAGCCAGGTATTGTATCCTTGGAAAGCTTGGTGAATGAAAACATCAATTTACTTGATGAAACGGCCAAAGTCAAGTCTATTAATATCGTGAATAAATTGACTACTAAAACGCTGACCTGGTCTGACAATGATCAAATTGATATAGTTATTAGAAATTTAATGAGCAATGCCATCAAATTTACTCCTGAAAAAGGACTTATTACTATTGACGCCATTGAAAGAAGTAGTAATTGGGAAGTCTCAGTTCGAGATACAGGTGTTGGAATTGATATCGAAACTCAAAAGAAAATATTCAATAAAAACTCCAATGTAACCACATATGGAACCAATGATGAAAAAGGTACTGGATTAGGATTGTCCCTGTGTAAAGAAATGGTTGAAAAGAACAACGGCAAAATATGGGTTGAGAGCTTTATGGAAAACGGCTCATGCTTTTATTTTACCCTACCAAAAGTGAACAATAAGTTTCAGAAAGCCGGCTAA